From one Flavobacteriales bacterium genomic stretch:
- a CDS encoding tail fiber domain-containing protein, with protein sequence MSTKNVLKHLTIGALLLSSGQVVGQASVLGNAGVPGDYLGWDNTMINDPLMVRHNANQPIEWYTNALLRMRLTPTLLNQNWAWYQNNNLDFSGHLGIGNPTPQLPLTYLHINSSALNGITVGYRPWMRVGVFTTQGSDGLYAGMRLWNGGTHSLLSWSDDDNAQNQMDPLSFVFTSTPDNSSTASSLGGLEVARMVPAINGNEGFLGVGDFFTAGAVPGERVDVLDGRLRIRQLPDDQETDQAFKVMVVDDTNDPNERGVVKWRNINLNAGCDWVVQDIFPNTPPHVSNTYDGSNCTWNRRHGVGIGIQIPKFKLHVVHNSDALLAPDAIYGESSFDYEQGQWITGVHGQASPATAQSPLLTMRAMGVRGSAYGARSSVGVYGLADITGAQGGQDAAETIGVMGIARANSNSDLCVGLWGAASGATDPNNDWAAWFEGSTYSNGGSYQGSDASLKTDVDELSGALALIEQLQPRTYQYSVDQFPYLHLPSGEQMGFIAQEMESVLPQLVRVVNRPAQVDSSGQELEPAISFKAVNYTALTPLLTAAIKEQQAILASTQEQMQALQSQLIILQQQLAACCAAPTDSDHRIGPSGSGTGEDAITPAQEHLLRIAPNPFTDRTTLFCTLERAGRIQLLANSADGRSLLVLSEGEREAGEFQYDWSTENLSPGVYYITLLLDGEPVVKRAVKVGR encoded by the coding sequence ATGAGTACGAAGAACGTCTTGAAGCACCTGACGATAGGTGCATTGCTATTGAGCTCGGGTCAGGTGGTTGGTCAGGCATCTGTGCTAGGCAACGCGGGCGTCCCTGGCGACTATTTAGGCTGGGACAACACGATGATTAACGACCCGCTGATGGTGCGGCACAACGCCAATCAGCCGATCGAGTGGTACACGAACGCGCTCCTGCGCATGCGGCTCACCCCCACGCTGTTGAACCAGAACTGGGCCTGGTACCAGAACAACAACCTGGATTTCAGCGGGCACTTGGGCATTGGTAACCCCACGCCGCAGTTGCCGCTCACCTATCTGCACATCAACAGCTCGGCGCTCAACGGCATCACGGTAGGCTACCGGCCATGGATGCGGGTAGGGGTGTTCACAACGCAAGGGTCCGATGGCCTGTACGCGGGCATGCGGCTCTGGAACGGCGGGACTCACAGCCTTTTGAGTTGGTCGGATGACGACAACGCACAGAACCAGATGGACCCGCTGAGCTTCGTCTTCACCAGCACGCCCGACAATTCAAGTACGGCCAGCAGCCTCGGAGGCCTCGAGGTGGCCCGTATGGTTCCGGCAATCAATGGCAATGAGGGCTTCCTTGGCGTCGGCGATTTCTTCACTGCCGGCGCAGTTCCCGGCGAACGCGTCGATGTGCTCGACGGCCGTCTGCGCATCCGGCAATTGCCCGATGACCAGGAAACGGACCAGGCGTTCAAAGTGATGGTGGTGGATGATACGAATGACCCGAACGAACGCGGTGTGGTGAAATGGCGCAACATCAACTTGAATGCAGGTTGCGATTGGGTGGTGCAGGACATCTTCCCCAATACGCCGCCCCATGTCTCGAACACCTACGATGGAAGCAATTGCACATGGAACAGGCGCCATGGTGTGGGTATTGGCATCCAGATCCCCAAGTTCAAGCTGCACGTGGTGCATAACAGTGATGCGCTGCTCGCGCCGGACGCGATTTATGGCGAGTCGAGCTTCGACTATGAACAAGGCCAATGGATCACCGGTGTTCATGGGCAAGCGAGCCCGGCCACCGCTCAAAGCCCGCTGCTGACCATGCGGGCCATGGGCGTGCGCGGCAGTGCATACGGCGCCCGTTCATCGGTTGGCGTGTATGGCTTGGCAGACATTACCGGCGCTCAGGGCGGTCAGGATGCCGCAGAGACCATTGGGGTCATGGGAATAGCACGCGCTAACTCCAACAGCGATCTGTGCGTGGGACTATGGGGGGCGGCTAGTGGCGCAACGGATCCAAATAACGATTGGGCCGCTTGGTTCGAAGGCAGCACCTACTCCAATGGCGGCTCTTACCAAGGGTCGGATGCGAGCTTGAAGACCGATGTTGACGAACTCTCAGGCGCGTTGGCCCTGATTGAACAACTACAGCCTCGAACTTACCAATACTCGGTTGATCAGTTCCCATACCTCCACCTGCCCTCAGGTGAGCAAATGGGTTTCATTGCGCAAGAGATGGAGTCAGTCCTCCCTCAATTGGTTCGGGTGGTGAACCGTCCGGCTCAGGTCGATTCCTCGGGCCAGGAACTTGAACCAGCAATCTCATTCAAAGCGGTCAACTACACCGCATTGACGCCACTGCTCACTGCAGCGATCAAAGAGCAACAGGCCATACTAGCGAGCACACAAGAGCAGATGCAGGCATTGCAATCACAGCTGATCATTCTTCAGCAACAACTCGCCGCTTGCTGCGCCGCGCCAACGGATAGCGATCACCGAATCGGCCCCTCCGGTAGCGGAACCGGCGAGGATGCAATCACCCCTGCACAAGAGCACCTGCTCCGCATCGCGCCCAACCCATTCACGGACCGCACCACACTGTTCTGCACCCTCGAACGCGCGGGCCGCATTCAGCTGCTTGCCAACAGCGCCGATGGCCGCAGCCTCCTGGTGCTGAGCGAGGGAGAGAGAGAGGCTGGTGAATTCCAGTACGACTGGAGCACCGAGAACCTGTCGCCCGGCGTGTACTACATCACCCTCTTGCTCGATGGTGAGCCGGTGGTGAAGCGCGCGGTGAAGGTTGGGCGGTAG
- a CDS encoding DUF2851 family protein, whose protein sequence is MPSASPAPSILLDPAFPYGEDLLQFIWEQGLYERRGLCTTDGRPVEVVKAGRIQRDSGPDLADAKVRIDGQLWAGTVEVHLRSSEWRAHGHHHDPAYENVVLHVVYEHDAEACTLSGRTLPTVELLPRVSTESIGLYQALMRGKGFVPCAAQLHRADPLRTSAWLERVLVERLERKTAHVESLFRELNGDASETLYQLLARGFGLKVNAEPFGMLARALPLRVLHKYRDDALRTEALLFGQAGLLQVDFVDEHPRALQREHALLARMHALHPAPLAAWKFARMRPINLPTIRMAQFARLIMRCDGDLSPLIASDDPGEVRALLDVEADGYWTDHWVFDKPSAPKPKHLGRVGADHLIINAVVPALFALGRVLGRTDHADRAMRLLERLPAESNAVLKGWEAAGLSAQDAGRGQALIELKNEYCDKRRCLHCGIGQQLLRSTLK, encoded by the coding sequence GTGCCTTCCGCGTCGCCCGCCCCCTCCATCCTCCTCGACCCCGCCTTCCCCTACGGCGAGGACCTGCTCCAATTCATCTGGGAGCAAGGGCTGTATGAGCGCCGAGGATTATGCACCACGGATGGACGCCCTGTGGAAGTGGTGAAGGCGGGCCGCATCCAGCGCGACAGTGGGCCCGATCTGGCCGACGCGAAAGTGCGGATCGATGGACAGCTCTGGGCGGGCACGGTGGAGGTGCATCTGCGATCGAGCGAGTGGAGGGCGCACGGCCACCACCACGACCCGGCCTATGAGAACGTGGTGCTGCATGTGGTGTATGAGCACGATGCCGAGGCTTGCACCTTGAGCGGCCGCACCTTGCCCACGGTTGAGCTGCTGCCGCGCGTCTCCACGGAGAGCATCGGTCTGTACCAAGCACTCATGCGCGGCAAGGGCTTCGTGCCGTGCGCTGCGCAACTGCACCGGGCTGATCCCTTGCGCACCAGCGCCTGGCTCGAGCGCGTGCTGGTGGAGCGGTTGGAGCGCAAGACGGCGCATGTGGAATCGCTCTTCCGTGAGTTGAACGGCGATGCGTCGGAGACGCTCTACCAGCTGCTCGCGCGCGGCTTCGGCCTGAAGGTGAATGCCGAGCCCTTCGGCATGCTGGCCCGGGCGCTGCCGCTGCGCGTGCTGCACAAGTACCGCGATGATGCGCTGCGCACCGAGGCCCTGCTCTTCGGTCAGGCCGGCCTGCTGCAAGTCGATTTCGTGGACGAGCACCCACGCGCGCTGCAACGCGAGCATGCCCTGCTCGCCCGCATGCACGCCCTCCATCCGGCCCCGCTCGCCGCCTGGAAGTTCGCGCGCATGCGGCCGATCAACCTGCCCACCATCCGCATGGCGCAGTTCGCGCGCTTGATCATGCGCTGCGATGGCGACCTGAGTCCGTTGATCGCATCAGACGATCCCGGTGAGGTCCGGGCCCTGCTCGATGTGGAAGCCGATGGCTATTGGACCGATCACTGGGTCTTCGACAAGCCGAGCGCGCCGAAACCCAAGCACCTGGGCCGTGTCGGCGCCGATCACCTGATCATCAACGCCGTCGTCCCCGCGCTCTTCGCCCTGGGCCGCGTGCTGGGCCGCACCGACCATGCGGACCGTGCCATGCGCTTGCTCGAGCGGCTCCCGGCCGAATCGAATGCGGTGCTGAAGGGATGGGAGGCTGCAGGGCTCAGCGCACAGGACGCCGGCCGAGGACAAGCGCTCATCGAGCTCAAGAACGAGTACTGCGACAAGCGCCGCTGCCTGCATTGCGGCATCGGGCAGCAGTTGCTGCGGTCAACCTTGAAATGA
- a CDS encoding DUF4956 domain-containing protein, whose product MKFLGWEIFHDDFWELLFKFGLDLLVVYVLIRLIYYPIHRKKDFLFTYFLFNVLIFFLCGLLNSVKLSTGFAFGLFAIFSILRYRTEQISIKDMTYLLAVIAVAVMNALFGKKVSLVELLFTNALILITTYVLEHLWLTRHEAMRQITYERIDLIKPENRDKLMDDLRERLGVRPSRIEVGRIDLLRDTAQLRVFYYDDEQELGSFNELPRDDGDD is encoded by the coding sequence ATGAAATTCCTCGGCTGGGAGATCTTCCACGACGACTTCTGGGAACTCCTCTTCAAGTTCGGCCTCGACCTGCTGGTGGTGTACGTCCTGATCCGGTTGATCTACTACCCGATCCACCGCAAGAAGGACTTCCTCTTCACCTACTTCCTCTTCAACGTCCTCATCTTCTTCCTCTGCGGCCTGCTCAACAGCGTGAAGCTGAGCACGGGCTTCGCCTTCGGCCTCTTCGCGATCTTCAGCATCCTGCGCTACCGCACCGAGCAGATCAGCATCAAGGACATGACCTACCTGCTCGCGGTGATCGCCGTGGCGGTGATGAACGCGCTATTCGGCAAGAAGGTGAGCCTGGTGGAGTTGCTGTTCACCAACGCGCTGATCCTGATCACCACGTACGTGCTGGAGCACCTCTGGCTCACGCGCCACGAGGCCATGCGCCAGATCACCTACGAGCGCATCGACCTGATCAAGCCGGAGAACCGCGACAAGTTGATGGACGACCTGCGCGAGCGCCTCGGCGTGCGCCCGTCACGCATCGAGGTGGGCCGCATCGACCTGCTGCGCGACACCGCCCAATTGCGCGTGTTCTACTACGACGATGAGCAGGAGCTCGGTAGCTTCAACGAGCTGCCGCGCGATGATGGCGACGATTAG
- a CDS encoding polyphosphate polymerase domain-containing protein, with amino-acid sequence MREPVDNSFILQRFEPITLAEMDGVKLQDRVDTKYVIGADSLPKLLEQMLPHYRLLEVDGKRGTAYRSLYFDTPDLKHYRDHHNKRTFRSKVRFREYIGSGLAFLEVKRKTGRGRTDKARMRVESIPEQLAGEQLRFAQEAAHDASPLVPTLWNHFTRYTFVAKDRPERLTMDVDLRFSMPDGSGALDGIVVAELKQERADRSSPFVKLVRAMGERPSGMSKYCIGMLTLRRPVKHNAFKEVLLRLNRLRNAA; translated from the coding sequence TTGCGGGAACCCGTGGATAACAGCTTCATCCTTCAGCGCTTCGAGCCGATCACCCTCGCGGAGATGGATGGCGTGAAGCTGCAGGACCGCGTGGACACCAAGTACGTGATCGGCGCCGACTCCCTGCCCAAGCTGCTGGAACAGATGCTCCCGCACTACCGCCTGCTCGAGGTGGATGGCAAGCGCGGCACGGCATACCGCAGCCTCTACTTCGACACGCCCGACCTGAAGCATTACCGCGACCACCACAACAAGCGCACGTTCCGCAGCAAGGTGCGCTTCCGCGAATACATCGGCAGCGGCCTCGCCTTCCTGGAGGTGAAGCGCAAGACGGGTCGCGGCCGCACGGACAAGGCGCGCATGCGCGTGGAGAGCATCCCGGAGCAGCTTGCCGGTGAACAGCTCCGCTTCGCGCAGGAGGCCGCGCACGATGCAAGCCCCTTGGTGCCCACCCTCTGGAACCACTTCACGCGCTACACCTTCGTGGCGAAGGACAGGCCCGAGCGCCTCACCATGGATGTGGACCTCCGCTTCTCCATGCCCGATGGCAGCGGGGCGCTCGATGGCATCGTGGTGGCCGAGCTCAAGCAGGAACGCGCCGACCGCAGCTCACCCTTCGTGAAGCTGGTGCGCGCCATGGGCGAGCGGCCCAGCGGCATGAGCAAGTATTGCATCGGCATGCTCACCTTGCGCCGCCCTGTGAAGCACAACGCCTTCAAGGAAGTGCTCCTCCGCCTCAACCGCCTGCGCAACGCCGCGTGA
- a CDS encoding cytidine deaminase, with protein MAEQHQHTFMYRRMPLAELPPADQELVARAVKASQRAYAPYSRFFVGAALRLSDGAVIEGNNQENASFPAGICAERTALHHALAMDASASVEAIAVAVPQVAGDAPVSPCGICRQALLEQETRQGSPMRVLLASSSGAVVEVARAADLLPLHFDASFLPK; from the coding sequence ATGGCCGAGCAGCACCAGCACACCTTCATGTACCGACGGATGCCGCTCGCGGAGCTTCCACCCGCCGATCAGGAGCTGGTGGCGCGTGCGGTCAAGGCATCGCAGCGCGCCTATGCCCCGTATTCGCGCTTCTTCGTTGGTGCCGCGCTGCGTTTGAGCGATGGCGCCGTGATCGAAGGCAACAACCAAGAGAACGCTTCTTTCCCGGCAGGCATCTGCGCCGAGCGCACCGCCCTGCACCATGCCTTGGCCATGGATGCATCGGCCTCGGTGGAGGCGATCGCCGTGGCGGTGCCGCAAGTGGCCGGTGATGCGCCCGTTTCGCCGTGCGGCATCTGCCGTCAAGCGCTGCTGGAGCAGGAAACACGGCAGGGCTCGCCCATGCGCGTGCTGTTAGCGTCGTCGTCGGGCGCGGTGGTCGAAGTGGCACGGGCCGCTGATCTGCTGCCCCTGCATTTCGATGCTTCCTTCCTGCCGAAGTGA
- the pdhA gene encoding pyruvate dehydrogenase (acetyl-transferring) E1 component subunit alpha: protein MTTKTAAKASRAKADSTAFPKETYQRWFKDMVLMRRFEEKCGHLYTMQKFGGFCHLYIGQEAVLAGMVTAIRKTDRIITGYRDHCHPLALGDSPKRVMAELYGKTTGTSKGKGGSMHFFDKSRNLFGGHGIVGGQIGLGAGIAFADWYRGEDHVTLCMFGDGAARQGILHETFNMAMTWKLPVIFIVENNQYAMGTSVARTSNVHDLRRLGESYDMPGVAVNGMRCEDVHEAISNACAHVRGGNGPILLDIQTYRYKGHSMSDPQKYRTKEEVEAYKQQDPIESVRATLLANKWASEGELEAIDEAAKKEVEEAVKFAEESPVPDASELYTDVYMQSDYPFEKD, encoded by the coding sequence ATGACCACCAAGACCGCCGCCAAGGCCAGCCGCGCCAAGGCCGATTCCACCGCCTTTCCGAAGGAGACCTACCAGCGCTGGTTCAAGGACATGGTGCTCATGCGCCGTTTCGAGGAGAAGTGCGGCCACCTCTACACGATGCAGAAGTTCGGCGGATTCTGCCACCTCTACATCGGGCAGGAGGCCGTGCTCGCGGGCATGGTCACCGCCATCCGCAAGACCGATCGCATCATCACCGGCTACCGCGACCATTGCCATCCGCTCGCCCTTGGCGATTCGCCCAAGCGCGTCATGGCCGAGCTCTATGGCAAGACCACCGGCACCAGCAAGGGCAAGGGCGGCAGCATGCACTTCTTCGATAAGAGCCGGAACCTCTTCGGGGGGCACGGCATCGTGGGAGGGCAGATCGGACTCGGCGCCGGCATCGCTTTCGCCGATTGGTACCGCGGCGAGGATCACGTCACCCTGTGCATGTTCGGCGACGGTGCAGCGCGTCAAGGCATCCTGCACGAGACCTTCAACATGGCCATGACCTGGAAGCTCCCGGTGATCTTCATCGTTGAGAACAACCAGTACGCCATGGGCACCAGCGTGGCGCGCACCAGCAATGTGCACGACCTGCGCCGCTTGGGCGAGAGCTACGACATGCCCGGCGTGGCCGTGAACGGCATGCGCTGCGAGGATGTGCATGAGGCCATCAGCAACGCTTGCGCGCACGTGCGCGGCGGCAACGGGCCCATCCTGCTCGACATCCAGACCTACCGGTACAAGGGCCACAGCATGAGCGACCCGCAGAAGTACCGCACCAAGGAAGAGGTGGAGGCCTACAAGCAGCAGGATCCCATCGAGAGCGTGCGCGCCACCCTGCTCGCGAACAAGTGGGCTAGCGAAGGCGAGCTGGAGGCCATCGACGAAGCCGCGAAGAAGGAAGTGGAGGAGGCCGTGAAGTTCGCGGAGGAAAGTCCCGTGCCCGATGCCAGCGAATTGTACACCGATGTGTACATGCAGTCCGATTACCCCTTCGAGAAAGACTGA
- a CDS encoding pyruvate dehydrogenase complex dihydrolipoamide acetyltransferase: MAEIIRMPKLSDTMTEGGLSKWHKNVGDKLKTGDLLAEIETDKATMDFESPVDGVLLHIGVPAGKSAAVDSILAVFGKEGEDITALLASAASEAPKKAEVKEEPKAQVQAQEAARPLAPAPAPAPAPVPVSSNGRVKASPLAKHLAEEKGIDISRVRGSGPDGRVTKSDIENHRGSGGAYSAPQVEAFTEVEVSQMRKTIARRLAESKFTAPHFYLTIEIDMGRAVQVREAINKSIAPDKISFNDLVIKGVAVALKQHPKVNSSWLGDRIRFNQHVHIGVAVAVEEGLLVPVVRFADSKPLRTIGAEVRDYAKKAKEKKLQPADWEGNTFTISNLGMFGIEEFTAIINPPDACILAVGGIMEKPVVKNGAIVPGHTMKVTLSCDHRVVDGATGAAFLQTFKGYMEEPALLLGVGAI; this comes from the coding sequence ATGGCCGAGATCATCCGCATGCCCAAGCTGAGCGACACCATGACCGAAGGCGGTCTCAGCAAGTGGCACAAGAACGTGGGCGACAAACTGAAGACCGGCGACCTGCTCGCCGAGATCGAGACCGACAAGGCCACCATGGACTTTGAGAGCCCGGTGGATGGCGTGCTGCTGCACATCGGCGTGCCCGCTGGCAAGAGCGCTGCGGTTGATAGCATCCTTGCCGTGTTCGGGAAGGAAGGGGAGGACATCACGGCCCTGCTTGCAAGCGCGGCTTCCGAAGCGCCGAAAAAGGCGGAGGTGAAGGAAGAACCCAAGGCGCAGGTGCAGGCGCAGGAGGCAGCGAGGCCACTTGCCCCTGCTCCTGCCCCTGCCCCTGCCCCTGTCCCTGTATCATCCAACGGCCGCGTGAAAGCCAGTCCGCTCGCGAAGCACTTGGCCGAGGAGAAGGGCATCGACATCAGCCGCGTACGTGGCAGCGGCCCCGATGGACGCGTGACCAAGAGCGACATCGAGAACCATCGCGGCAGTGGCGGGGCGTACAGTGCACCGCAGGTGGAGGCCTTCACCGAAGTGGAGGTGAGCCAGATGCGCAAGACCATCGCGCGCCGTCTGGCCGAGAGCAAGTTCACCGCGCCGCACTTCTACCTCACGATCGAGATCGACATGGGGCGCGCCGTTCAAGTGCGCGAGGCGATCAACAAGAGCATCGCGCCCGACAAGATTTCCTTCAACGACCTTGTGATCAAAGGCGTCGCAGTTGCATTGAAGCAGCACCCCAAGGTGAACAGCAGCTGGCTCGGCGATCGCATCCGCTTCAATCAGCACGTGCACATCGGCGTTGCCGTCGCGGTGGAGGAAGGACTGCTCGTGCCCGTTGTGCGCTTCGCCGATAGCAAACCGCTGCGCACCATTGGCGCCGAGGTGCGCGACTACGCGAAGAAGGCCAAGGAGAAGAAGCTGCAGCCCGCCGACTGGGAAGGCAACACCTTCACCATCTCCAACCTCGGCATGTTCGGCATCGAGGAGTTCACCGCCATCATCAACCCCCCCGATGCCTGCATCCTGGCCGTGGGCGGCATCATGGAGAAGCCCGTGGTGAAGAATGGCGCCATCGTGCCCGGCCACACCATGAAGGTGACCCTGAGTTGCGACCACCGCGTGGTGGATGGCGCAACCGGCGCGGCCTTCCTGCAGACCTTCAAGGGCTACATGGAAGAGCCGGCGTTGCTGCTGGGGGTGGGAGCGATCTAA
- a CDS encoding isoprenylcysteine carboxylmethyltransferase family protein: MRSVLLVIGQFTCIGALVLGGTWQLPWWAWALFGMGLIVLVWAAFSLGGHNLTVMPDPRATNALSARGIYRFVRHPMYTAVLLCGSALAFGSPSALRWMALAVCIMVLLLKIQHEEALLTARHPDYAERMRGVKRLLPGVW, from the coding sequence ATGCGGTCGGTGCTGCTTGTCATCGGCCAGTTCACATGCATCGGTGCGCTCGTGTTGGGCGGCACTTGGCAGTTGCCGTGGTGGGCGTGGGCGCTCTTCGGCATGGGTCTGATCGTACTGGTTTGGGCAGCGTTCTCGCTAGGCGGCCATAACCTCACGGTGATGCCTGATCCGCGGGCTACGAATGCGTTGAGCGCGCGCGGCATCTACCGTTTCGTGCGGCATCCGATGTACACGGCGGTGCTGCTATGCGGCTCGGCCTTGGCCTTCGGTTCGCCGAGCGCATTGCGGTGGATGGCGCTGGCGGTCTGCATCATGGTTCTCCTGCTGAAGATCCAGCACGAAGAGGCTCTGCTCACTGCAAGGCACCCGGACTATGCCGAGCGCATGCGCGGCGTCAAGCGTCTGCTGCCAGGCGTGTGGTAG
- a CDS encoding efflux RND transporter periplasmic adaptor subunit has product MDRAIDPRPARRKRIVAIGCVGGVVLLILAFWSSSFATSRVRIEATKVTIGTVQKGLFKEFIPITGTVQPIQTVFLDALEGGTVKHRFVEDGSMVKAGQPIIELSNPQLHMDAINREAQLLDQQNNLRNTRLAMDQQTTRLRDELLNLDKDLRRLERDQRVDDRLVKDSLLARNAYLSNLENLQYMREKRKLLAANVRSDSLFRLSQVGSITSNLALIDQNLAFLRDNLQNLVIKAPIDGQLSGLNVELGQTKQRGERLAQIDVLERFKVRARIPEHYVSRVSIGLVGTFTHAGTEHAIEVFKVYPEVSNGEFDVDLRFVGVSPEVRRGQTFQVRLQLSEDMQAVMLPRGPFFQDTGGQWVYAVDAEGKATKRDVRLGRQNPEMYEVLEGLAPGDRVVTSRYAAFNDADELLIQ; this is encoded by the coding sequence ATGGACCGCGCGATCGATCCCCGTCCGGCACGCCGGAAACGCATCGTTGCCATTGGCTGCGTTGGCGGAGTCGTATTGCTCATCCTTGCTTTCTGGAGCAGCTCCTTCGCAACCAGCCGTGTGCGTATAGAAGCGACGAAAGTCACCATTGGCACAGTGCAGAAGGGGCTCTTCAAGGAGTTCATCCCCATCACTGGCACAGTTCAGCCGATCCAGACGGTATTCCTCGACGCGCTCGAGGGCGGCACGGTGAAGCACCGCTTCGTAGAGGACGGCAGCATGGTGAAGGCGGGGCAGCCCATCATCGAATTGAGCAATCCGCAGTTGCACATGGATGCCATCAACCGCGAGGCGCAACTGCTCGATCAGCAGAACAACCTGCGCAACACGCGGCTGGCCATGGATCAGCAGACCACGCGGCTGAGGGATGAGCTGCTCAATCTCGACAAGGACCTGAGGCGCTTGGAGCGCGACCAGCGCGTGGATGACCGGCTCGTGAAGGACTCGCTGCTGGCGCGCAACGCCTACCTGAGCAACCTGGAGAACCTGCAGTACATGCGCGAGAAGCGCAAGCTATTGGCGGCCAACGTGCGGAGCGATTCGCTCTTCCGGCTCAGCCAGGTGGGCTCCATCACCAGCAACCTCGCTCTCATCGACCAGAACCTCGCCTTCCTGCGTGACAACCTGCAGAACCTGGTGATCAAGGCACCGATCGACGGTCAGCTCAGCGGCCTCAACGTCGAACTGGGACAGACCAAGCAGCGCGGCGAGCGCCTCGCGCAGATTGATGTGCTGGAACGGTTCAAGGTGCGTGCGCGCATCCCCGAGCATTACGTGAGCCGTGTGAGCATCGGCCTGGTCGGCACCTTCACCCACGCGGGCACTGAGCACGCGATTGAGGTCTTCAAGGTCTATCCCGAAGTGAGCAACGGCGAATTCGATGTGGACCTGCGCTTCGTTGGCGTGAGTCCCGAGGTGCGACGCGGTCAGACCTTCCAGGTGCGTCTGCAGCTGAGCGAGGACATGCAAGCCGTGATGCTGCCGCGCGGTCCCTTCTTCCAGGACACCGGTGGGCAATGGGTGTACGCGGTGGATGCCGAAGGCAAGGCCACCAAGCGCGATGTGAGGCTCGGTCGCCAGAATCCCGAGATGTACGAAGTGCTCGAAGGGCTCGCACCCGGCGACCGCGTAGTGACCAGCCGGTATGCCGCTTTCAATGACGCCGATGAACTCTTGATCCAGTAA
- a CDS encoding ABC transporter ATP-binding protein produces MSLLKTQNLSKIYRTDAIETTALNEVSISIAQGEFVAIMGPSGCGKSTLLNIIGLLDSPSSGQYFVNGEDVSGYNERRRAEVRKSTIGFVFQSFNLIDELTVAENIELPLIYTSMPKGERKQRVQEAMDRMSIAHRAKHFPQQLSGGQQQRVAIARAVVNSPKLILADEPTGNLDSAMGEEVMGLLTELNKAGTTIIIVTHSMRDAGYAQRTIKLLDGKVVEGNVPVQTLL; encoded by the coding sequence ATGAGCCTCCTGAAAACCCAGAACCTCTCGAAGATCTACCGCACCGATGCCATCGAGACCACCGCGCTGAACGAGGTGAGCATCTCCATCGCCCAAGGCGAATTCGTGGCCATCATGGGCCCCAGCGGCTGCGGCAAGTCCACGCTGCTCAATATCATCGGCCTGCTTGATTCGCCCAGCAGCGGGCAGTACTTCGTCAACGGTGAGGACGTGAGCGGCTACAATGAGCGCAGGCGCGCCGAGGTCCGAAAGAGCACCATCGGCTTCGTGTTCCAGAGCTTCAACCTGATCGATGAATTGACGGTCGCCGAGAACATCGAGCTGCCGTTGATCTACACGAGCATGCCCAAGGGCGAGCGCAAGCAGCGCGTTCAGGAAGCCATGGACCGCATGAGCATCGCGCATCGCGCCAAGCACTTCCCGCAGCAGCTCAGCGGCGGCCAGCAACAACGTGTGGCCATCGCGCGCGCCGTGGTGAACAGCCCCAAGCTCATCCTCGCGGATGAGCCCACGGGCAACCTCGACAGCGCCATGGGCGAGGAGGTGATGGGCCTGCTCACCGAGTTGAACAAGGCAGGCACCACGATCATCATCGTTACCCACAGCATGCGTGATGCGGGTTATGCGCAGCGCACGATCAAATTGCTGGACGGGAAGGTGGTGGAGGGGAATGTGCCAGTGCAGACGCTGCTTTGA